In Rhizorhabdus phycosphaerae, the genomic stretch ATCGCCGACGGCGTCGCGCGGGTCACGCTGAACCGGCCAGAAGCCGGCAATGCGGTCGACATGCGCCTGGCGCAGGCCCTGCTGGATATCGCCACCCGATGCGAGGAGGACGACGCCATAAGATGCGTCTTGCTGTCGGGTGAAGGCCGGCTGTTCTGCGCGGGCGGCGATCTCGGCGCCTTTCGCGCGGCCGGCGACAAGGTGGATGTGTTTCTCGAGGAACTCGCGACCACGCTGCATGCCGCTATCGAACGCTTCGCCCTTATGGCCAAACCGCTGCTCGTCCTCGTCAACGGGCCGGCGGCGGGTGCAGGGCTGAGCCTCGCTATCGCGGGCGACGTGGTGCTGTGCGCGCGATCGGCGCATTTCACGGCCGCTTATGGAGCCCTCGGCCTGACGCCCGATGGCGGGATGAGCTGGCTGCTTCCGCGCCTCGTCGGCCTGCGCAAGGCGCAGGAAATCATCCTGACGAACAGGCGGGTCGGCGCGGACGAAGCCGAGCGCATCGGCCTCGTCACCCGGACGGTCGACGACGACCGGCTCGCCGAGGAAGGCCTGGCTGCAGCGAAAGCGCTGGCGGCCTCGGCGCGCGCCGCGCTGGGTGCCGCCCGCGCCCTGCTGCGCGACAGCTTCCAGACCGACCTGCAATCCCAGCTGGCCAGCGAGACGCGCACGATCACGCGTGCCGGCGGCTCGCCCGAATGTCGCGAGGGGCTCGCCGCCTACCTCGCCAAGCGCATCCCTGATTTCAAAGGAGCATGACCATGGCCGAAGCCTATGTCGTCGATGTCGTCAGAACTGCGGGTGGACGCCGCAATGGAAAACTGGCGGGCTGGCACCCGGCCGATATGGCAGGCGTCGTGCTCGACGCGCTCGCCGCCCGCACCAGCGTCGACCCGGTCGCGATCGAGGACGTCATCCTCGGTTGCGTCACCCAGGCGGGCGAGCAGGCCTTTGCCTTCGCGCGCAACGCCGTGCTCGCGTCCGGCCTGCCCCAGAGCGTGCCAGCCGTGACGATCGACCGCCAGTGCGGCTCGTCGCAGCAGGCGGTGCAATTCGCGGCGCAGGCGGTGATGTCCGGCATGCAGGACGTGGTCATCGCGGCGGGCGCGGAGAGCATGAGCCGCGTGCCGATGTTCTCGAACGTGTCACTGCATGAAAAGACGGGGATCGGCACCGGCCCGATCAGCCCGCGCATCCGGCAGCGTTATGGCGTCGACAATTTCAGCCAGTTCGATGGCGCCGAAATGCTCGCCGCCAAATATGGCTTCGACCGCGAGACGCTCGACCGCTTCGCCCTGGAGAGCCACTTGCGGGCCGCTGCCGCCACCGAGGCCGGGGCCTTCCGCGACGAGATCGTACCGCTCGACGTCGACGGCGTCCCGCATCTGGTCGACGAGGGCATCCGCGCGGGTGCCACGCTGGAGGGCATCGCCTCGGTCAAGCTGCTCCGCGAGGGCGGGGTCATCTCCGCCGCCAATGCCAGCCAGATTTGCGACGGCGCCTCGGCCGCGCTGATCGTGTCGGAACGCGCGCTGAAGACCTATGGTCTGACGCCGATAGCACGACTGGTAAACATGACTGTCTCGGCCGGCGATCCGGTGATCATGCTGGAAGAGCCGATCCCCGCGACGCGCAAGGCGCTCGACCGCGCGGGCCTTTCGATCGACCAGATCGACCTCTATGAGGTGAACGAGGCCTTCGCCCCGGTCCCGCTCGCCTGGCTCAAAGCCCTCGACGCGGATCCCGCCAAGCTCAACGTCAACGGCGGAGCCATTGCGCTCGGCCACCCGCTCGGCGCCAGCGGGACCAAGCTGCTCGCGACCCTCGTCCATGCGCTGCGGGCACGTGGCCTGCGCTACGGCCTGCAGACGATGTGCGAAGGCGGCGGCATCGCCAACGTCACTATCGTGGAGGCGCTGTGATGGCGATCCGCACCCGCTTCACCGAAGCGTTCGGCATAGAGCATCCGATCGTCCAGGGCGGGATGATGTGGGTCGGCAGGGCCGAACTGGCTGCGGCCGTCTCCAACGCCGGGGGCCTGGGCATGCTGACCGCGCTGACGCAGCCGACCCCGGACGAGCTGCGCCGGGAAATCGAGCGCTGCCGCCGCATGACCGACAAGCCCTTCGGCGTGAACCTGACCATCCTCCCGTCGGTCACTCCGCCGCCCTATGCCGACTATCGGCGCGCGATCATCGAGGAGGGCGTGCGGATCGTCGAGACGGCCGGCCACAAGCCTCAGGAGCATATCGACGATCTGAAGGCGCATGGCATCAAGGTGATCCACAAATGCACCGCGGTTCGCCATGCCGCCTCCGCCGAGCGCATGGGCGCCGATGCGATCTCGATCGACGGCTTCGAATGTGCCGGCCATCCCGGTGAGGACGATGTGCCGGGGCTGGTGCTGATCCCCGCCGCCGCCGACCGGATCACGATCCCGATGATCGCCAGCGGTGGTTTCGGCGACGGACGCGGGCTCGCCGCCGCGCTCGCCCTGGGCGCCGACGGCGTGAACATGGGCACACGCTTCTGCGCGACGGTCGAAGCGCCGATCCACGACCGGATCAAGCGGTTCCTGCTCGACAATGACGAGCGGTCGACCAACCTGATCTTCCGCCGCTTCCACAACACCGGCCGGGTCGCGAAGAACAGCGTGTCCGATCGGGTCGTCGAGATCAGCAGCCGGCCGGACGCGACCTTCGAGGACATCAGGCCGCTGGTGTCGGGCGCGCTCGGCCGCGTCGCGCTTGAAACCGGCGATCTCGATGCCGGTCTCGTCTGGGCGGGACAGATCCAGGGGCTTATCCACGATATCCCCACCTGCCAGGAGCTCGTCACGCGCATGGTCCGGGATGCCGAGGCGATCATCACAGAGCGGCTCGCCGGGATGCTCGCGGCATGATCGAGCAGCCCGTTATCGTCGAGCGGGACGGCCGCCTCACCATCATCACCATCAACCGCCCCGCTGCCCGCAACGCACTCGACGCAAGCGCCCAGCGTGCCATGGCGGCGGCATTCGACGCCTTCGAGACCGATGACGAGCAATGGGTCGCGATCGTCACCGGCGCCGGAGACAAAGCCTTCTGCGCGGGTCACGACCTGAAACAGCAGGCGGCGAGCGGCGACATGTTCACGCCCGAATCCGGCTTTGGGGGGCTCACTATGCGAGAAGGTCTCACCAAGCCGGTGATCGCGGCGGTGAACGGCCCTGCCTTTGGCGGAGGCTTCGAAATCGTGCTGGCGGCCGACATCGTCGTCGCAGCCTCGACCACCTTCTTCGCTCTCCCCGAGCCCCGCGTCGGGCTCGCCGCGCTGGCGGGCGGCATCCAGCGCCTGCCCCAGATCGTGGGGCGAACGCGCGCCATGGGCATTTTGCTGACCGGGCGCCGCGTGCCTGCGGCGGAGGCACTCGAGATCGGCATCGTCAACGAGGTCACCGATGGCGATGTCCTCACCGCCGCGCGGGGCTGGGCGGACCAGATCCTCGCCTGCAGCCCGATGTCGATCCGCGCGACCAAGGAATCTGTCCGGCGGAGCGCTAGGCTGGCAACGGCCGACGCGATCCGCGAGCAATGGCAATGGCCGGCGATGGCGGCGATGCTGGGCTCGGAAGACTTCGTCGAGGGCCCGCGCGCCTTTGCCGAGAAGCGCGAACCCACGTGGCGGGGTCGCTGAGCGCGGCCCCGGCGGCGAGGCTCAGGCGGCGTCCCCGCCCCTGAGCTCGTCGATCAGCCGCCGCTTCATCATCTTGCCGGTCGCCTCGCGCGGCAGTTCGGCGCGGAACAGGAACTGCCGCGGGGTCTTCACCCCGCCCAGCTGCTCGCGCGCGAAGCGGGTCAGCTCAGCCGCCAGCTCCGCATGATCTGCTGCAGCATCGGCCGGCTGGACGACGGCGACGACCCGCTCGCCCATTTCCTCGTCGGGCAGGCCGATCACCGCGATGTCGGCCACCGCCGGATGCGTCGTCAGGCGGTTCTCGATCTCCTGCGGATAGATGTTCACACCGCCCGATATGATCATGAAGCTCTTGCGGTCGGTGAGGTAGAGATAGCCGTCCCCGTCGACATGGCCGATGTCGCCGAGCGTCGCCCAGCCCTGCGGGCTATGCGCCTGCGCGGTCTTCGCGGGATCGTTATGGTAGGAGAAGGCGGGACCATCGGAGAAATAGACCCCGCCGGTCTCGCCGACCGGCAGTTCGGTTCCTTCCTCGTCGAGAATGTGGATCGTGCCGAGCACGGCGCGTCCGACCGAGCCGGGTTTCGCCAGCCATTGCTCGGCCGACAGCGCGGTGATGCCGCAGCACTCGGTCCCCGAATAATATTCGTGGACGATCGGCCCCCACCAGTCGATCATTGCCTGCTTGACCGGTGCGGGACAGGGTGCCGCAGCATGAACGACTGCGCGCAGCGACGACAGGTCATAGCCGTTCCGCACCGTGTCGGGCAGCCGCAGCAGCCGCACGAAATGCGTCGGAACCCAGGTCGCGTGGGTTATCCGATACCGTTCAATCAGCCGCAGCGCCTCCTCCGGATCGAACTTCTCCATGACGACCACGCAACCGCCAAGGCGGTGGATCGTCATCGCCCAGCGCAGCGGGGCTGCGTGATAGAGCGGCGAAGTCGACAGATAGACGCAATCCTCGCCCATGCCGTACAGCGCGGTGCCCATCCCCATCAGCGGCGTCGGAGCGTCGATCGGCCCCTCCGGCAGTGCGGGCTTGACCCCCTTGGGTCGACCGGTGGTGCCCGAGGAATAGAGCATGTCTGCGCCGGCGCTCTCGTCCGCTACCGGGCTCGACGGCAGATCGGCACAGGCTTCGCGCCAGGACGCAATCCCCAGTGCTGGCTGGTCGAACAGGAAGGCCTGCACGTCCGCCAATTCATTGCGTAGACCGGCGACCACCGACACGAGACGGTCGGAGGCGATCAACAGCCGCGCGCCGGAGTCGTGCAGGATATAGGCGACATCCGCGGGGCTCAGCCGGGTCGATATGCTGGTGAGATACAGGCCCGTCCGCTGGGCGGCCCAGCCGATGTCGAACAGCATCGCGTCGTTGTCCGCCATCACCGCGATCACGTCCCCGCGTCGCAGGCCGAGCCGGCGCAGCAGATGTGCGCCCCGATTGGCGGCGGCATCGAGCGCGGCATAGCTGATGGTCTCGCCGCTCTCGGCCATGATGACGGCCGGCGAAGCGGGCTTGCTCGCGGCGAAATGTGAGGGATGCATGGGACGCCTCTCCGTAGGGTGTGCGGCGTCCCGAGGCACGCGCGCTTATCGCGATCGCAAAAGCATCACCCGGTCCCCGCGAGGCAATATGGCGCGCAAGAAATGTCAAAAGCGGCGTCATTGCCATGTAAAGCCAGCGCGGGCGTCTTCCCCTACATCAGCGTCAGGACCAACGGCCGGAACAGGCCGGATCAACATGGAGGAGAGGTCTATGCGCACTGCTTTCCGGACATTGTCCCTGCCCGCCTTTCTGGCCGCCGGCATTTCGATCGCCACGGTCGCCCAGGCCCAGACCTCTGCACCTCAGGCGGCGGATGCGTCGGTGACCGAGGATGTCGCCGACATCGTGGTGACCGCGCAGCGCCGCTCGCAGTCGCTGCTGACCGTCCCGCTCGCCATTTCCGCGCTGAACGGCGACACGTTGCAGAACAAGGGCATCAGCAATTCGGCCAATCTGGCGACGGCGGTGCCGAACCTGCAGGTCAGCAGCCCCTATGGCAGCACCCAGCCCAATTTCTCGCTGCGCGGCATTTCGGTCGCGAACGAATATAACAGCAACCAGGCATCCCCGGTCGGCGTCTATATCGACGACGTCTATATCGCCGCGCGCACCAGCCACGGCATGGGCCTGTTCGACCTTGATCGCGTCGAGGTGCTGCGCGGGCCGCAGGGCACGTTGTTCGGGCGCAACACCACGGGCGGCGCGATCAATTTCGTGACCCGCGCGCCGAAGCTCGAGGGCAGCAACGGCTATTTCGAGGCAGGCTACGGCAATTTCGACACCTTCCGTGCCCAGGGCGCGGTCGAGACGACCATCGTCGAGGACCAGGTCGGCGTCCGCGTCGCCGGCAATTACGAAAAGGGTGACGGTCAGATCCGCAACGTGGCCGCAGGCGGCCGCGATGCGAACAGCGTCGACACGCTCCAGGGCCGTTTCTACCTGCGCGCCAAGCCGGGCAATGGCGGGCTCGACATCAAGATCCGCGCCTATGCGGGCCGTGATCGCGGAACCCAGGCCGGCGTGCACGGCCTGACCGGGCCCGCCACGCCGGGCCAGGGCTTCTTCAAGGTCGACGAGAACCGGATCGGCGACAACCGCACCGACGCCTGGGGCGTCGCGGCGAACGTCGCGCTGGAACTGACACCCGAAATCACGCTGACCTCGATCACCTCCTATGACGGCGGCAAGCAGAATCTTCAGCAGGCGGCCGACGGCTCCCCGCTCGACGTGCTCGACATCAACTGGCGGTCCAACTTCCGCCAGTTCAGCGAGGAAGCGCGGATCAACTACGAGGGCGAGAAGCTTAAGCTGGTCGGCGGCGCCTTCTATGGCTGGGACCGCACGATCACCGACAACCGTTTCAACATCGGCAGCGCCCTCGGGCCGGGCGTGAACGGCGGCTTCTTCCAGCATTACCGCCAGACCCGCCGCTCCTACGCCGCCTTCCTCCAGGGCGACTACGACCTGACCGACAAGTTGGTCCTGACGCTGGGCGCCCGCTACACCTGGGATCGCGCGCGCTATAGCGACGGCTTCGCCTATCTCTTCGCCGGCAACATCGGCGGCGCGGAAACCCCGCTCGCCTCGACCGTGCCCTGCACCGGCGTGCCCGGCACCTGCGCCTACAATCCCGCCGCCCGCTATGCGATCTCCGGGCGCAACAACGCTCTCACCGGTCGCGTGGCGCTCAGCTACACGCTCGACAGCGGTACGCTGCTCTATGCCAGCTACAGCCGTGGCTATCGCTCCGGCGCGTTCAACGGCGGCGGCTACACCTCATCGGTCGGCATCACCTACATCGATCCGGAACGGGTCAACGCCTATGAAGCGGGCATCAAGGGCCGCTTCCTCGACAACGCGCTGACACTGTCGGCCGCCGGCTTCTACTATGACTATAGCAACCAGCAGGTGCAGGACACCCGCCCCGGTCCGGTGTCCTTCCTGGTCAATGCGCCCAAGTCGGAAGTCTATGGCGGCGAGGTCGAAGCCACCTATCGCGTCGTGCGCGGCTTCGTGATCAACGCCTCGGCCGGCTATCTCAGCGCGAAGTACAAGACGCTCACGCTGCAGAACACCGATTTGTCGGGCAATTCGCTGCCTTTCGCCCCGCGCTGGACGGCGACGCTCGGCGCCGACTGGACGCTCTTCGACAATGGCACCGACAGCGTGACCTTCTCGCCGGTGATGAACTATTTCAGCCGGCAATATTTCTCGCCGTTCAACGCGACCAACGCGACGGGAACGGGCCAGATCAATTCGGAGCTGCAGCAGGGCGGCTATGCGAAGGTCAATGCCTCGCTCGCCTGGACCCATGGACCGGTGCAGGTTCGCGGCTGGATCAACAATGCGTTCAACCGCAAGATCTATACCTATGGCCTCGATCTGCGCGGGGCCGGCTTCCCTTATAATTTCCTGATCCCGGGCACGCCGCGCACCTTCGGCGTCGGCGCCCGCTACAGCTTCTGACCGGCCGGTGAGCGTCCCCGTGGCCACGACCACCGCCCCTGCGGATCTCAAGGATCCGGACCTCTATCTCGACCGGGTGCCGCACGACCTGTTCGATCGCCTCCGGCGGGAAAGTCCGGTCCATTGGAATCCGGAGAGCGATGGTCCCGGCTTCTGGGCGCTCACCCGCTATGCCGACATAGTCGAGGTGTCGAAAAATCCCCGGCTCTTCTCGTCGGCCTATGAGAATGGCGGGCACAGGATCTTCAACGAGAATGAAGTGGGGCTGACCGGAGCGGGCGAGTCCGCGATCGGTATCCCCTTCATTTCGGTCGATCCGCCGCTCCATACCCAATATCGCAAGTTCATCATGCCGGCGGTCGCGCCGGGTCGGCTCGCCGGCATCGAGCAACGCGTGCGCGAACGCTGCGAAGCGCTGATCGCGCGCATCCCGCTCGGCGAGACGGTCGATATCGTCCCGCTGCTCTCCGCGCCGCTGCCGCTGCTCACCCTGTGCGAGCTGTTCGACCTGCCGTCGGACATGTGGGTCGATCTCTACCACTGGACCAACGCCTTCGTCGGCGAGGACGATCCCGACTTCCGCCAGTCGCCCGAGGCGATGGCGAAGATCATGGGCGAGTTCCTCGCTTTCGCCCAGCGCCTGTTCGAGGAACGACGGGCAGCGCCCGGACAGGATCTCGCCACGCTGCTGGCGACGATGGAAGTGGACGGCGCGCCCGTGTCCTTCCGCGAATTCCTGGGCAATCTGATACTCGCCCTGGTCGGCGCGAACGAGACGACGCGCAACTCGATCAGCCACAGCATCGCGGCCTTCTCCGACAGTCCGGGGCAGTGGGAGGCGATCCGCCAGGACCCCGACCTGCTCAAGACCGGCGTGCGCGAAATGGTGCGCCATGCCAGCCCGGTCATGCACATGCGGCGCACCGCCACCGCCGACACCGAGATCGGCGGGCAGAAGCTGCGCAAGGGCGACAAGGTGGTCATGTGGTACATCGCCGCCAATCGCGACGAGACTGTCTTCGCCGACCCGCACCGCTTCGACGTCACGCGGGGCAACATTCAGCATCTCGGCTTCGGCAGCGGACAGCATGTCTGCGTCGGTTCGCGCCTTGCCGAGATGCAGCTGCGCGTAGCCTTTGGCCTCCTCGCCTCGCATGTTAAATCCTTCGAGGTGGCGCAGCCGCCGCGTCGTTTCCGGTCCAATTTCATCAAC encodes the following:
- a CDS encoding NAD(P)H-dependent flavin oxidoreductase, with the translated sequence MAIRTRFTEAFGIEHPIVQGGMMWVGRAELAAAVSNAGGLGMLTALTQPTPDELRREIERCRRMTDKPFGVNLTILPSVTPPPYADYRRAIIEEGVRIVETAGHKPQEHIDDLKAHGIKVIHKCTAVRHAASAERMGADAISIDGFECAGHPGEDDVPGLVLIPAAADRITIPMIASGGFGDGRGLAAALALGADGVNMGTRFCATVEAPIHDRIKRFLLDNDERSTNLIFRRFHNTGRVAKNSVSDRVVEISSRPDATFEDIRPLVSGALGRVALETGDLDAGLVWAGQIQGLIHDIPTCQELVTRMVRDAEAIITERLAGMLAA
- a CDS encoding cytochrome P450; this encodes MATTTAPADLKDPDLYLDRVPHDLFDRLRRESPVHWNPESDGPGFWALTRYADIVEVSKNPRLFSSAYENGGHRIFNENEVGLTGAGESAIGIPFISVDPPLHTQYRKFIMPAVAPGRLAGIEQRVRERCEALIARIPLGETVDIVPLLSAPLPLLTLCELFDLPSDMWVDLYHWTNAFVGEDDPDFRQSPEAMAKIMGEFLAFAQRLFEERRAAPGQDLATLLATMEVDGAPVSFREFLGNLILALVGANETTRNSISHSIAAFSDSPGQWEAIRQDPDLLKTGVREMVRHASPVMHMRRTATADTEIGGQKLRKGDKVVMWYIAANRDETVFADPHRFDVTRGNIQHLGFGSGQHVCVGSRLAEMQLRVAFGLLASHVKSFEVAQPPRRFRSNFINGLKNLDVRLTPA
- a CDS encoding TonB-dependent receptor, translating into MRTAFRTLSLPAFLAAGISIATVAQAQTSAPQAADASVTEDVADIVVTAQRRSQSLLTVPLAISALNGDTLQNKGISNSANLATAVPNLQVSSPYGSTQPNFSLRGISVANEYNSNQASPVGVYIDDVYIAARTSHGMGLFDLDRVEVLRGPQGTLFGRNTTGGAINFVTRAPKLEGSNGYFEAGYGNFDTFRAQGAVETTIVEDQVGVRVAGNYEKGDGQIRNVAAGGRDANSVDTLQGRFYLRAKPGNGGLDIKIRAYAGRDRGTQAGVHGLTGPATPGQGFFKVDENRIGDNRTDAWGVAANVALELTPEITLTSITSYDGGKQNLQQAADGSPLDVLDINWRSNFRQFSEEARINYEGEKLKLVGGAFYGWDRTITDNRFNIGSALGPGVNGGFFQHYRQTRRSYAAFLQGDYDLTDKLVLTLGARYTWDRARYSDGFAYLFAGNIGGAETPLASTVPCTGVPGTCAYNPAARYAISGRNNALTGRVALSYTLDSGTLLYASYSRGYRSGAFNGGGYTSSVGITYIDPERVNAYEAGIKGRFLDNALTLSAAGFYYDYSNQQVQDTRPGPVSFLVNAPKSEVYGGEVEATYRVVRGFVINASAGYLSAKYKTLTLQNTDLSGNSLPFAPRWTATLGADWTLFDNGTDSVTFSPVMNYFSRQYFSPFNATNATGTGQINSELQQGGYAKVNASLAWTHGPVQVRGWINNAFNRKIYTYGLDLRGAGFPYNFLIPGTPRTFGVGARYSF
- a CDS encoding enoyl-CoA hydratase/isomerase family protein, which encodes MNDAGPVRLSIADGVARVTLNRPEAGNAVDMRLAQALLDIATRCEEDDAIRCVLLSGEGRLFCAGGDLGAFRAAGDKVDVFLEELATTLHAAIERFALMAKPLLVLVNGPAAGAGLSLAIAGDVVLCARSAHFTAAYGALGLTPDGGMSWLLPRLVGLRKAQEIILTNRRVGADEAERIGLVTRTVDDDRLAEEGLAAAKALAASARAALGAARALLRDSFQTDLQSQLASETRTITRAGGSPECREGLAAYLAKRIPDFKGA
- a CDS encoding acetyl-CoA C-acetyltransferase codes for the protein MAEAYVVDVVRTAGGRRNGKLAGWHPADMAGVVLDALAARTSVDPVAIEDVILGCVTQAGEQAFAFARNAVLASGLPQSVPAVTIDRQCGSSQQAVQFAAQAVMSGMQDVVIAAGAESMSRVPMFSNVSLHEKTGIGTGPISPRIRQRYGVDNFSQFDGAEMLAAKYGFDRETLDRFALESHLRAAAATEAGAFRDEIVPLDVDGVPHLVDEGIRAGATLEGIASVKLLREGGVISAANASQICDGASAALIVSERALKTYGLTPIARLVNMTVSAGDPVIMLEEPIPATRKALDRAGLSIDQIDLYEVNEAFAPVPLAWLKALDADPAKLNVNGGAIALGHPLGASGTKLLATLVHALRARGLRYGLQTMCEGGGIANVTIVEAL
- a CDS encoding enoyl-CoA hydratase-related protein produces the protein MIEQPVIVERDGRLTIITINRPAARNALDASAQRAMAAAFDAFETDDEQWVAIVTGAGDKAFCAGHDLKQQAASGDMFTPESGFGGLTMREGLTKPVIAAVNGPAFGGGFEIVLAADIVVAASTTFFALPEPRVGLAALAGGIQRLPQIVGRTRAMGILLTGRRVPAAEALEIGIVNEVTDGDVLTAARGWADQILACSPMSIRATKESVRRSARLATADAIREQWQWPAMAAMLGSEDFVEGPRAFAEKREPTWRGR
- a CDS encoding acyl-CoA synthetase yields the protein MHPSHFAASKPASPAVIMAESGETISYAALDAAANRGAHLLRRLGLRRGDVIAVMADNDAMLFDIGWAAQRTGLYLTSISTRLSPADVAYILHDSGARLLIASDRLVSVVAGLRNELADVQAFLFDQPALGIASWREACADLPSSPVADESAGADMLYSSGTTGRPKGVKPALPEGPIDAPTPLMGMGTALYGMGEDCVYLSTSPLYHAAPLRWAMTIHRLGGCVVVMEKFDPEEALRLIERYRITHATWVPTHFVRLLRLPDTVRNGYDLSSLRAVVHAAAPCPAPVKQAMIDWWGPIVHEYYSGTECCGITALSAEQWLAKPGSVGRAVLGTIHILDEEGTELPVGETGGVYFSDGPAFSYHNDPAKTAQAHSPQGWATLGDIGHVDGDGYLYLTDRKSFMIISGGVNIYPQEIENRLTTHPAVADIAVIGLPDEEMGERVVAVVQPADAAADHAELAAELTRFAREQLGGVKTPRQFLFRAELPREATGKMMKRRLIDELRGGDAA